TGAATTTTTTGTTAACTGGGATGTACATATGCTCATTAATAGTACACTCTCCGGGAACGTAATTCGCAGTTACTATGACACAAGTGACTAAAAgttctttgtttatttcttgACAATTGAAGACCCTAATTAACTAATAATGTACAACAGGAAAACAGGATGTGTTTCCAtctgttttgatttgtttttgttcatcgATTTATTACtattgaacagcgatatactactgttgcctttattttatccttgatttgcatttttttcttgaatcgGAATACTATTACCTtagtttaaacacatttatttatagtggattgggaaatgACCTTGAAtcagttttatttgataatgCTCGTTTAGCGATATAGGCTCAATGAAAACAGTAGtttaagaaaaagaagatttttgatATAGATACAAAGATTACAAATTAGAAAGAacataactaaaaaaaatgattgattagTTGATGCATAGTCCCGAGGAAAACATTTCGACTTTATTTAGGACAAAAATAAGTGAATCATTATCATAAATCAAAGCAGTAGGATCTGAGAAGTTTGGCGACTGGAATGTATGGCTATAACTTAAAATGATTgtcactgaaaaaaataaaattttacttaaattttatgcCTTGTAATGGATGCCAGCCGCTCTTTTTACGGGGGAGGAGAATCCGGGAAGCCACATttctataaaagagggacgaaatataccagaagtacagtaaaactcataaactcataaatcgaaaataagcTGACAATGCCATTGGTTAAAAATGAATAGACCAACAGACACAAAAAAATCAGTCAGAGCTCGGATGACAACAAGGTGACAACGAGATCTCTCTCCAGCCatgtcacaatgtataaaaaagttaacaattacaTGCCAAAGTAAGTCCATTTACACGAATCGTTGACTCATAAcgaacagcaagatataaagggcccaaaaactactagtgtaaaagaattaaaacaggaaaaacatcggtcttatctatataaaagaaCGAGAAACGAGCATTGGGAAACGTCTATGATATACATCATATAACGACAACCACAACAGGCTGATTTAAGACATAAAAACACAGGAATGTCTTTTcttgtaattttgaatttaactgTAAAGTTCAAATTTCAGTAAAACTTCCAATGCCAGTctttaatgtaaataaataaacccACAATTTTGCTTAAAAATTAGTTGACTCACTTATTCTTAATTGTTGACATGTAATTCAGAAATCAAACGAAACTAACTTTCCACACTACTTCATTATTTAACAGcatattaaaaacaatgttatagGTAACAgttaacagttatcaaaggtaccaggcttataatttgataaaccagacgcacgttttgtctacataagactcattagtgacgatcagatcaaaatagtaagaacgccaaataagtacaaagttgtaaagcattgaggacccaaaattccccaaaaagttgtgtcaaatatgGGTAAGGCAATCTATACctgtgataagaaaatccttattgtTCGAATAATAGATACTTTAGCAATcagtatatttaaaaacaaatggcCATATAATTgacattcatgtcaacaccaaagtgatgactactggactggtgaaaccctcggggacgaaacgtccatcagCAGCGGCAAATACCCtgtgttgtaaatttttaacaaaggTACCAGACTTACAATTTAATACGACAGACGTGCgcttcgtctacataagactcatcagtgacgctcagatcaaaatagtaacCGTGACTATTTTAGAGAGTGAGTGattagagaaaaacaaaaaataagtatTCATAAACTACATACTTTCTTGTATGTTGTTATGAACACCATCCTGTTATTATCAACtcgttaaaaaataattttcatcgactttgtttttgttgatgttgtttcTTCGACTGTTTTCCAACTTGTTTATGTCTGTCTTTTTTGGACAGTCTAACATGGTCTCTTGAACACATGTATATACAGTTAACCTTCTGACCTGATAAAGTTGGTAATGTAATGAAATCAATTTAATTAAACTTGTAACAACAGTTTGATCTATGGCTTTTATTttatgacaccaacgtttatgTCCTGTTAGAGTGCTTTATGCTTTCCGTTAGGTTCTTTTCATTCAGGAGATTGCCAttgattttatgaatgaaaagaGAGAAGAAATTAATCTAGAAAAAACCGGTAAAAAACTTCTTAATTAAGAATGTTTTATCCCCTGAACAAAGAGATTGGCTGCATGTTACATATCACCTCTTACGGCTTGTCTCACAATTTTTAGGATTTTATTCAAGCGACGTATATAGTTTTTCCTGCAAAAGGGCTTTTGAGTTCGTATTGTAATATGCGTACAACATTTACTTCTGACAATTACAATGTCTTTCAAACCGTATTGTAATATGCTTACAAAAAAGTACTTACACAAATTACAAGGTCGGAATGGAAATTAAGAAGGTAAGAAAAATAAACCATACAGAATCATTATCTTAAAACGTAGTTATTATAACACAAATGATGGGGGATAGTGGTGGTTTAacatatattgttatatataatgcATATCCATGGATATAACTCTGGTTTGTACCAGACCGTAGGCTGCGTCTGATTTGCAATTTGCTAGACCAACAAGTAACAGTATTCAGGAAAATATGTTATTCTTCACGGATACATATTCTGAcgtttcggtgttgacatgaatatcaattatatagatataggaagatgtggtgtgagtgccaatgagacaactctccatccaaataacaatttaaaaagtaaaccattataggttaaagtacggccttcaacacggagccttggctcacaccgaacaacaagctataaagggccccaaaattactagtttaaaaccattcaaacgggaaaaccaacgggctaatctatataaacaaaaaacgagaaacacgtatatattacataaacaaacgacaactactgtacatcagatatggtcatttttataaatttactgtttgcatgagtttaaattattctaaatacttaagattttcttatcccaggcatagataacctgaaccgtatttggcataacttttttatgtagtgtcatgtgtactattgtttgtctgtttttctttgtcatttttagccatgacgttgtcagttgtTTATTtccgattaatgagtttgactgtccctctggtatttttagttcctctttttggaattttggatcatcaatgctccacaaatttgtacttgtttgatttttttattattttgatctgcgagtcactgatgagtcttatgcaaataactataaacatgtcgaaatgtactaatgtattttttatttgtatttattcataCTGTAGTGTTAATATTAATATTGTCATAAAGGCGAGTGATTTGGCTAGCCACAGAACCAGGttcaacaaaacatttaatttcttaaaatgtcctataccaagtcaggaaaatgacagttgttattttatAGTTCTTTTCTGTGTGCGTTGCattgtctgttgtttttttttgcacttcggtgtttttgttgtttcgttgttttccttctatatttgatttgttaCCCTCGGTTTCAGTTTCTAATTCCGATTTGTTTTTTCGCAATCGATTTacgactttcgaacagcggtatactacgcGCGTCTGgggtaaatataaaatttctatcctggtatctatgattagtttatttctTACGCCTTCTCCTGACACGACAGTCGTCTGTTTGTAATATGCAGTATAAGAGAGTTTTTCCGTCATGGTAAGTCCTTATGCCTACTCCTGACACGACAGTCGTTTGCTTGAAATGTGTAGTAATTAAAAGACCGAAATAAGAGAACGGAACTAAATTAAAATAGGTCTTCAACCATAATATTTATGTCATAAGGACAACAACAACTGTATACGATCATGATTTCATATTGTCTTCCACAATACTCTTACCAtgtggagaaaaaaaatataaaaggatGTAACTATGAAGATGCGGTTAAAGATGTGGTAacattgccaatgagacaactatccaccagctCATGAATAGGTAAATTTAGTAGATTAATCTTTAGTCGGTTTCAAACGGATTATGCCATGCTTgtccgttcgtttgatgtgtttgagcttttagttttgccatttgattagtgattttcgttttgaattttcttcggagttcagtatatttgtgattttactttttgagttataatttttatcataCTAGCGATGTACAGAAGGgtaagatataaaaataaaatgtaatacatttaTGCTATATGAAATAGCTATTTCCGatataattttctataaaaaaaaatggcacaGGTCATGTTGTTTAGAACAGGTATTTGCAAAAAACTGTGTAATGTTTTTACTCACTGTTTCtcatttttcttcttcatattttcatttttacctgCCTCCTAAATCTTTATTATGACTTCCTCCTAAATCTTTATCATGACTTCAGACacataaatattaattatttcgTGTATTCTAAACAGAAGACgtacaagtttttatttttttttaaattttccatgCAGTCTTGAGAACCTGGTGCAGAATTTTGTCACTGGTAACATCAACAAATAAACTCATTGTAGAAACCAGGTGGCAATGTGTACGCCCGATGCGTGTTTTACAACATTTCGGTCTTCGTCATtaaatatttgagtatttttaaTGATTAGAGGGTTTCCGATTATTTTAGTTCTGTACTTTTTATTGTGTTTCGTGCCAAGTTTTATAATGGTTTGATAGTTGAAAtcgatcaaataaaaaatctcCGAATCCTGCTCTTTGATTTCAACTGTTAAACTATCTAATGATGTTTTAATTACTATTTTGCTTACACAGGCTGAGCACACACCATCACAATGAACTAAATAAACTTATCTCTTCAAGCACACCTTTGGGACATCCTATGTGTACTGTATCATGCAAAATATCAATGAACATGTCATAGTAGGTCCTCAGATCACATAAAGATACAATTTATAGGTATAtgcatgtatttgtttttagcTTATCAAGATGTACCTGTTGTGCTTTTGTATATGCATGTTTACACCTAGAACAAAGAGATGTTTCTGAGATAGCAGTAACATGGGTATTTCAATTAGATAATATTAATGGCGGCGATATCAGTTTTATTTCCTATACTGAACACAAATACACACTAAACCGTTAAAAGCTTCACATTTGATACGGTGATGTATAGCGCGTTGCATTAGATTGCATCTAATACTCTTTTTTTCCATTAAAGTCGAGGAGAAATTTATTTCGCAGTAAAGATGGCGCTTTATAGTGTTGACGATATCAGTTATTTAAGTAATATTTACAGACTCGTCCGAGAAAATCAATTTGGTCTGATTGTCATTTCTTCATACGATTCTATGATCAAAGGAACCACACAAAAGGACACCATAACGATTTTAAGTATCTTTATTGCTTAATTCATGACTATTTGAATAATATGTTGTCAAATATGTTTGTGATACATTcgcaattttatttgtaatcttgaaatggtataattttcatTATGGATAATTCTACATTTAATACAGTATAATACACTCAATAAAAACTGGCAACATAAAATAGTATAAGGATTTCTATCTTTTTTTCCAATAGACTACAGACATTTGTAtacataaactttttaaatattcagaAAATACAGGACAGAGTACATCATATAACAAGACCTTCAATGTTGCGATATATCTAAAtaatacctacatgtatttttcaatttattcagCAGTTTTTGAACCCGTTTGTTTCAAAATCAGAATTGTTTGATGTGATGAAATGCGAGTCGTATTTTATAGACAGAATCGACCATAAACAGATCACTCCAACAAGAAAAGAATcgtaacaaaatatatatgttaaaaaaaatgtttaatacttgaatttaaacatttcaattttgcAGGATGTGGTTTAATACACAAAGTCATCTACTATCTACACATCGATGTCTTATGTTGTTTTGTTGTGCTTGGTTTGCTGTCTTATTGATGCATGTCCTACATCTCAGTTTATTCATATGAAATCAAATAGGTTCATCTTATATTGtcttttatgataaaaataaaacaatgaaatgttCAATAATGTGTATtagcctttaaaaaaaatcataaaaagcatgattttttaaaaacttcacgttaagaaattaaaaaaaatgtatccacTTTAATACTTTATTGTTGAGGatctatttatcaaaaaaactattgtaaaaattggacaattttggatattggtGCCACaagtatatatatcatgttattGAAACTTGATTAATTTGTGCATTTGTTCAAATCATTTTGCAAATTCAATCTATACTTCTTAACATGCATCAAACTGTTTGCATTTATGGTAATAAACACGAACAGTGCCTTATATTTTTGTGACCCACACTATTGTCTACAAAGTTATTCACTGCAACTGATCACTGATATACCGATACGAATTTATGACCTTCACAGTTGTAGTACACACAAACTATCGACGTAACACCAAAAGTGTTTTGTTTCTAATGCATGTAATGCGGTCGTCCGGTGTTAGTGGCTGAAATGTTTGAACTTTAAATGCTGGAAAAAATTTACAGATGTAAATACACATGATCGTTTTGTAAATTGATAGATAAATTATTCAGACtgagtgttgtttttttaacgTCCATTGACAGATAGTTCAAGCTTAGTTTGGACAGCCATTTTTCTAAatgcaaatacatttttattttcgattttgaTACCTGTTCCAACAAGGTTTTAAATCTCAACTTATTGAGAGGAattcaacaaaatgttttatgaaaataactggattttatatttattaattttgcatttttgaaCAAACCTCTTTTATGACAAtctctatttatttatttatcataatagGATGCATTCAACAAGATTCGAAGAAAATTTGCAATGCACGTCTAActaaatagaaattaatatcttcaatataaaaagattttttttacaaattaaattgataaataattaaacttacCAATGccgttttttattttgtttgtaaatttacaATGTAATCAAAATTGTTCACTGGGATGTTTAGTTATCTTATACAGGGAAACCTGGCTAAACTAAACATGTCCTTAGCCAgtcatattaaattatatgcGTTATGAACCTGATGAAACAGATTATCTGccaaaaccgaacaaaatcTAAAATCCCGAAGAGGATcagtttaaacaggtttcactgtattacTCATTAGAAAGGCATCactacaacaacaacaaatacgGTTATATACAATTCTGATTTTATgcaaaataatgtatttactTAGCATAACTATGCCAATCAATCCTGCATTAAAATATTCCCCAAGAATAAGAAGAACCCCATTGGAAATATACGAAAACGCTTTTATGGAACaatataaatttacaattgcaatttttaaaccgcctttataaatatttgaaaacaataacgTGTATGTTATCCAGCAGTATAAAGAATGAAGAATACTTACATTAGTTTTAAAAGCgtttatgttatatttcacgGCCAAAAGTTTACTTGATTTTGCCAGGGTTAAATGTACTGAATTTTGATATAGCAGCCAAACTGATAAACTGAACGTACGAGTAAAGCTGATCACTACTTATTTTACTAGTATGTCTGTAATTTGCAATAACAACTTGATTATGCGGGAAACAAGACTATGAACTTAAACCTTAAAATGCTAtcaattttgaacttttaatgTGCATTGGTCAATTACCTATCAACATACTTGTACAATTATCTTATGTGCACGCTAAAAGGCTTGGACAAGGTGTAATAACGTTTACATGATTCTACAATATTGCATATTTGACATTGTTAACCGGTATCAATTCATTGTATTTTActgtttcaaaaaattaaaaagttttaacatatatttaaaaaaaaaacacctggGGATTATTATAAATCTGTAAGTTTGGTATTAAAAATAACCATAATGATTTTGGTATGAACTAGTTCTGAAGTTAGCTTGAtcaatttctgttttatttggaAATTTAGTACTCGGATGAAAGATACACTACACTTTTGTTGcatctttcttttgattaaaactattttatcaaATTCTCAAGCCATAAGCCAGAAGTCGTtagataaacaaataattaatatgtaaaaaaaatccgaCCACTCTTAAGACCATTGGTTAAAAGAGGAACAACTAATATATGTATCTAAACATTGTGACCTACAAATACAGATGAGTGCAGACAGAACCTTCTAAACGGTGCACGGTCATTTACTATGTATTAGTGTACGGTAGTTTGTACAATATTCTAATTATTAAGTAGATGATAATGTTGCTTTCACTTTGACAATACAAAAATGTAGAGAAGTAGAGAAAACAGTTAAATGGAAAAGAAAGTAGGGGATGTTATGTCGAACCTGTTCTgtataaaatacataaacaacCCGAGTTTTTCCTGATGATCTTATTATCTTATCATTTTGTTCgatttacaaagaaaaatttaaatattttttgaaaataattatttataaatattttctgacTGAATTTCTCGAACTTAAAATACCTGTACATTTACTTATTCGGTTTTATCAACAGCGTAAAAATATACACAGAGAGGATTTGCATCAGTTTTGGGCAAAACAGATGCATTacatgtaaatagttattaaccTATGCAGTCACTACCATATTTTGTCTTTTGCTCACAAATGCTGAAAATCCATGCTTCAGAATATccattgtaattttgaattacAGAACAAATATCTATTATCACACATGGGTAGTTGTAACTGTAGCTCCATTCCTTTCAGCGTGTGCCACACCCATTTTTCTCCATCCTGGACGAATTTTGGGGCAACAACTACAGAATGTTTGACGAAAAGTTTCTCTGAATTGTGTGCTCATCGTACAATACAAGACAAAGTTTATCGCGTTGTTACACAAAGCCGTAATGTCAAATAAGTCACCGAGAGGCATATACACACTTTCGTAAAATCTTTCGATATCAACTATGTTGAGAATTGTCATGATACCTTGTGGTAGCTCTGTAATTAGGAACAAAACCACAACTGCTAGTAACATTAACGTAGTGCGGTTGTGTTCATTGTGTTTGTCCGAGTCCTCTTTCTTACCCTTGTTCTTTAAAGCCATTCGTCTTTTATACGCTCGATGCATGGCAATAACAAGCAAGATTGTAAGAAGTGTCAGCATTATACATGGAATTATTTTCATCAAGCTGGCTTgcacaaaaaagtttaaagattCGTTAAATTGAAAGAAGGCATTTTCTTGTCGGAGTTtccatttgtatattttttctcttttatatatCACAGTGCTTGTGTTTGTTGTATTGATGGTTTTCTCGCACACATCCACAAAATCAAAGTCGTTTGCAATAACGTTAGGTATTGTGAATATAATTGTACTGACAATTATCACAACGATGACTTTTTTAGCATGATCCAGTGAACATAACGTGCTACCTCTTGTTGGAAACCATatgtataaaaatctaaaaatagcCAGTGCTATTGTTAGCCATATTGCTATTGTGTGACAACATATGCTGAAGCTGCCAtggaacaaaagaaaacaaatccaacCGTAGCCACGGGTAAACAGCGGGGGTAAATCCACATCTTTCAGGATGTAAAAATGCACTGCGAATGGGAAGTAATCAAGCATCGTAAATAAATCCGCTATAGCCAGCCACGTTAAGATGAAATTTGTCGATGAAATCATATTTTTCCTTGTCAATACTATAATGTTTGCCATGTTCGCCATGAaaccaaaaagacaaacacaaataCTGATGTATCCATGTAGGTAGGCATACGAAACTCCAAATACTTGTAAAGGGGTAAGTGACGAACTATTGACGCTGGTTAAGAATAACGCGTCACCGGGAGTACACGTAACCAGTGACGTATTCATTCTTTCTGTTGAATTtattg
Above is a window of Mytilus trossulus isolate FHL-02 chromosome 4, PNRI_Mtr1.1.1.hap1, whole genome shotgun sequence DNA encoding:
- the LOC134715625 gene encoding G-protein coupled receptor dmsr-1-like; translation: MSVTISNITSIVTSSINSTERMNTSLVTCTPGDALFLTSVNSSSLTPLQVFGVSYAYLHGYISICVCLFGFMANMANIIVLTRKNMISSTNFILTWLAIADLFTMLDYFPFAVHFYILKDVDLPPLFTRGYGWICFLLFHGSFSICCHTIAIWLTIALAIFRFLYIWFPTRGSTLCSLDHAKKVIVVIIVSTIIFTIPNVIANDFDFVDVCEKTINTTNTSTVIYKREKIYKWKLRQENAFFQFNESLNFFVQASLMKIIPCIMLTLLTILLVIAMHRAYKRRMALKNKGKKEDSDKHNEHNRTTLMLLAVVVLFLITELPQGIMTILNIVDIERFYESVYMPLGDLFDITALCNNAINFVLYCTMSTQFRETFRQTFCSCCPKIRPGWRKMGVAHAERNGATVTTTHV